In Paenibacillus kyungheensis, the following are encoded in one genomic region:
- a CDS encoding TetR/AcrR family transcriptional regulator: MPTQTFFNLPKEKRKGLIDAAFKEFSRASLADASISNIIKEACIPRGSFYQYFDDKADIFFYILEEYNKHNREKVLLLLKENDGDIFIAFNEFFKMMLERFQHHEYRYFAQNIFLNMSYKVEHRLALNVNNPEAKERTDEFIRSINRSRLNVADEKEVLHLTKIIVAITIQNFIRFFAREVPIDDIIEHYELELDLLKRGLSRNV; this comes from the coding sequence ATGCCTACTCAGACTTTTTTTAATTTGCCTAAGGAAAAACGCAAAGGGTTAATCGATGCGGCTTTCAAAGAATTTTCGCGAGCCTCTCTGGCAGATGCTTCGATTTCGAACATTATCAAAGAAGCTTGTATTCCTAGAGGAAGTTTTTATCAGTATTTTGACGATAAAGCTGATATTTTCTTTTATATTTTAGAAGAGTATAACAAGCATAATCGTGAGAAAGTGCTGTTGCTTCTCAAAGAAAATGATGGGGATATTTTTATAGCTTTTAATGAATTTTTCAAAATGATGTTAGAACGATTTCAGCATCATGAATATCGCTATTTTGCTCAAAATATCTTTTTGAATATGAGTTACAAAGTAGAGCATCGCTTAGCGCTGAATGTGAATAATCCAGAGGCAAAAGAACGTACCGATGAATTTATCCGCTCGATCAATCGTAGTCGTCTGAATGTAGCTGATGAGAAAGAAGTGCTTCATTTGACCAAAATTATTGTAGCGATCACCATTCAGAATTTTATTCGTTTTTTTGCGAGAGAAGTTCCGATAGACGACATTATTGAACATTACGAGTTGGAATTGGATTTGTTGAAGCGAGGATTAAGTAGAAATGTATAA
- a CDS encoding HlyD family secretion protein: MRRKIVLSILIVLLVISGGTLGYYYWYQGTHFVKTEDARISATQYKVMPQITAELNHIDVEEGDVLKRNEPIAEQDVSGLDSSMISKSVLRSPIDGTVLKVYSKEHEIGTPSSPVAIVADMNDLYVSTNIEETDINRVKAGQVVDVSLDADGDYTIQGKIRKIGEASNSVFATIAATNTSGNFNKVTQRIPVEIALNVPKDLKLIPGTNVVVKIHTS, from the coding sequence GTGAGAAGGAAGATCGTATTGTCAATTCTCATCGTGTTACTAGTTATTAGCGGTGGCACGTTAGGTTATTATTACTGGTATCAAGGTACTCATTTTGTCAAAACAGAAGATGCCCGCATTTCAGCAACCCAATATAAAGTGATGCCACAGATTACCGCAGAGCTTAATCATATTGATGTTGAAGAAGGCGATGTATTAAAACGCAACGAACCGATTGCTGAACAAGATGTATCCGGTCTAGATTCAAGTATGATTAGCAAGTCTGTTCTACGTTCACCGATAGATGGAACAGTCTTAAAAGTGTATTCCAAAGAACATGAGATCGGTACACCAAGTTCTCCTGTAGCGATTGTAGCGGATATGAATGATCTATATGTCTCTACGAATATCGAAGAAACAGATATCAATCGCGTCAAAGCAGGTCAAGTGGTCGATGTATCGTTAGATGCAGATGGAGATTACACAATTCAAGGTAAAATCCGCAAAATTGGTGAAGCGTCTAACTCGGTTTTTGCTACTATTGCAGCTACCAATACAAGTGGTAATTTTAACAAAGTCACACAGCGTATTCCTGTTGAAATTGCGCTCAATGTACCTAAAGACCTCAAATTGATTCCTGGAACAAATGTGGTTGTGAAAATTCATACATCGTAA
- a CDS encoding DHA2 family efflux MFS transporter permease subunit — translation MADTVVAAAPPADSPRERWLAFIAIILGAFVAILNNSLINVAIPQLTTDLGSTTSRIQWVITGYTLASGIIVPITGFMEQRIGYKKFLIAALSVFTLGTAFCIFAWSDSSLIAARILAGLGGGVIMPLSMTIVYKIMPREQIGMALGIWGVAAMAAPAIGPTLSGYLIEWFNWRFLFIVCIPVALFAILMVIVLIKEPPKGAIVKFDLAGFLLAATCAGTLLYALSSGSSDGWSSFKIVGLFFVAFWSLVFLIFVESGKDNPVIDISLFKNYKFTISVITSSFVMMGLYGGTFLSPLFLQNIQSVSPVHTGIILLPQAIAMAVMMPIAGKLFDKIGIVPIALFGLTLTSIMTYHLHTLTPDTSHLWLQVVLMFRGMGIGICMMPLSTVGMNAVAPEKVGKASTASNLVRTIAGSMAIAILTFLMQSRTALHSQQISESITLDGAQTLQATLGSSWASITSGLITLDAYSRGIADTFLVSSIPLFCSIPFIFLFISRRKGVKVIKE, via the coding sequence GTGGCTGACACAGTCGTTGCCGCCGCTCCTCCCGCAGATTCGCCTAGAGAACGCTGGCTTGCTTTTATAGCGATTATATTAGGAGCCTTTGTCGCTATTTTGAATAACAGTCTAATCAATGTAGCGATTCCGCAGTTGACCACCGATTTGGGATCAACAACGTCACGAATTCAATGGGTGATTACCGGCTATACTCTCGCATCAGGAATAATCGTTCCGATTACGGGATTTATGGAGCAGCGTATTGGTTATAAGAAATTTTTGATCGCTGCACTGAGTGTATTTACACTGGGAACAGCATTTTGTATTTTTGCTTGGAGTGACTCGTCTTTAATCGCTGCACGTATTCTGGCAGGATTAGGTGGCGGTGTAATTATGCCGCTTAGTATGACGATTGTATATAAAATTATGCCACGTGAACAAATTGGGATGGCACTTGGTATCTGGGGGGTAGCAGCAATGGCTGCACCTGCTATCGGGCCAACACTTAGTGGATACTTGATCGAATGGTTTAACTGGCGGTTTTTGTTTATCGTCTGTATCCCTGTTGCACTGTTCGCGATCTTGATGGTTATTGTGCTAATCAAAGAACCACCAAAAGGCGCTATCGTCAAATTTGACTTAGCCGGCTTTTTATTAGCGGCTACCTGTGCAGGAACATTATTATATGCACTATCCAGTGGTTCAAGCGATGGTTGGAGTTCTTTCAAAATTGTAGGATTATTTTTTGTAGCTTTCTGGTCACTGGTATTTTTGATTTTTGTCGAAAGTGGCAAAGACAACCCGGTTATCGATATTTCTTTATTTAAAAATTATAAATTTACGATCAGTGTTATTACTTCGAGTTTTGTTATGATGGGGCTATACGGAGGAACATTTTTATCTCCATTATTTTTGCAAAATATTCAATCGGTCTCTCCTGTACACACTGGTATTATCTTGTTGCCACAGGCGATTGCGATGGCGGTAATGATGCCGATTGCTGGTAAATTATTTGATAAAATCGGGATTGTACCGATTGCGTTATTCGGCTTAACGTTAACGAGCATTATGACCTATCATCTACACACACTGACTCCAGATACTTCACATCTATGGCTACAAGTCGTATTGATGTTCCGCGGTATGGGAATCGGAATCTGTATGATGCCATTATCTACAGTAGGGATGAACGCTGTGGCACCGGAAAAAGTCGGTAAAGCTTCTACAGCATCGAATCTAGTACGTACGATAGCAGGGTCAATGGCGATTGCTATTCTGACATTCTTAATGCAAAGTCGTACAGCACTACATTCACAACAAATATCAGAATCGATCACACTGGATGGAGCACAAACGCTTCAAGCCACACTGGGAAGCTCATGGGCAAGTATTACTTCAGGATTGATTACGCTTGATGCTTATTCCAGAGGAATCGCCGATACATTCTTAGTATCTTCTATTCCGCTATTCTGTTCGATTCCATTTATTTTCTTGTTTATTAGTCGACGTAAAGGTGTCAAAGTGATCAAAGAATAA
- a CDS encoding efflux RND transporter periplasmic adaptor subunit, whose product MKRTKWELPLAALLVGTVVLSGCSSNSAAATTQAMNVTVKVSQAQKGLIGKGEIYTGTVTPSETVNIVPKMGGKVVSLPVDIGTEVKKGQVLLKLEDNDLRNNLAKAQADVAAAGAAVKTAQDSQQSGMVSANSGVVSSKNGIISSKSAIDQATGSINQANGSINQATTAVEQAKTAVSSAANNIKQTTETLSAAQKTLTRTQSLFQNGLATQAQLEQAQTAQATAQTANDNAKNAQVNAQEQLNAAQKALVIAKKNLSTAQSAYENATSSYENANSGYSNAQKQLEVSQSTSGIEASQQKQKQAELNVNIAQDALDDAVVTSPINGIIGTKNAEVGEMASTSSPALVIANLSTVNTLIYVPADQINNVKIGDPVQVRVTSSNILKTGKVKNISPMDESGKGYPVKVAVSNADNKLKSGMLADISFVDASAKEGIIVPSKAIQTIDGKSYVYVVQKNVAIRKQVTLGKATGSQVFINSGINDGDTIVTNNLALLDDKSPITVSQ is encoded by the coding sequence ATGAAAAGAACAAAGTGGGAATTACCATTAGCAGCGTTGCTGGTTGGAACGGTTGTGTTATCCGGCTGTTCTTCCAATAGTGCAGCGGCAACAACACAGGCAATGAATGTGACTGTCAAAGTCAGTCAGGCACAAAAAGGATTGATCGGCAAAGGTGAAATCTATACAGGTACAGTAACCCCTTCAGAAACAGTTAATATTGTGCCTAAAATGGGCGGTAAAGTTGTATCATTACCTGTAGATATCGGAACAGAAGTGAAAAAAGGACAAGTGCTTCTCAAACTCGAAGACAATGATCTTCGTAACAATTTGGCAAAAGCACAAGCAGATGTAGCAGCGGCAGGAGCAGCAGTCAAAACCGCTCAGGATTCACAACAATCCGGTATGGTGTCTGCGAATTCTGGAGTGGTAAGTTCCAAAAATGGTATTATTTCTTCTAAAAGTGCAATCGATCAAGCAACAGGTTCGATCAACCAGGCGAACGGATCGATTAATCAAGCGACAACAGCGGTAGAACAAGCCAAAACAGCCGTTTCTAGTGCGGCTAACAATATTAAGCAAACGACAGAAACATTGTCTGCTGCGCAAAAAACATTAACACGTACGCAATCATTATTTCAAAATGGTCTAGCAACACAAGCGCAATTAGAACAAGCACAGACCGCTCAAGCAACAGCGCAAACAGCGAATGATAATGCTAAAAATGCACAGGTTAATGCGCAAGAACAATTAAATGCAGCACAAAAAGCATTGGTTATTGCAAAGAAAAATTTGAGTACAGCTCAAAGTGCTTATGAAAATGCAACCAGCAGTTATGAGAATGCTAACAGCGGTTATAGCAATGCACAGAAACAACTGGAAGTATCTCAAAGTACATCAGGTATCGAAGCCAGTCAGCAAAAGCAAAAACAAGCTGAACTGAATGTAAATATTGCTCAAGATGCTTTAGATGATGCAGTGGTCACTTCTCCAATTAACGGTATTATCGGTACTAAAAATGCAGAAGTCGGTGAAATGGCATCTACATCTTCACCAGCACTTGTTATTGCTAATCTAAGTACAGTCAATACACTGATCTATGTTCCAGCAGATCAAATCAATAATGTTAAAATTGGTGATCCTGTACAGGTGCGAGTTACTTCATCCAATATTCTTAAAACAGGCAAAGTAAAAAATATTAGCCCGATGGATGAGAGTGGTAAAGGGTATCCGGTGAAAGTTGCCGTCTCTAATGCAGATAATAAGCTCAAATCAGGAATGTTAGCAGATATTAGCTTTGTAGATGCTAGTGCCAAAGAAGGAATTATTGTTCCTTCCAAAGCGATCCAAACGATCGACGGTAAATCGTACGTCTATGTTGTACAAAAAAATGTAGCGATCCGTAAACAGGTTACTTTAGGCAAAGCAACTGGATCACAAGTATTTATCAACAGTGGAATTAACGATGGAGATACTATCGTAACCAATAATCTTGCTTTGTTAGACGATAAAAGTCCAATTACAGTTTCTCAATAA
- a CDS encoding GrpB family protein produces MIDIQTYQPEWAKQFEQIKRILAKQLTGQCIGIEHVGSTSVVGQSAKPILDIDIIIPSRQQLSSVITALHTLGYNYRGDLDVEGREAFGRIDDYVPWNSDQRVWMKQHVYVCAQDNQELHRHLTFRNYLRQHPEEVIAYGQLKQQLIKQTEDREQYTLLKTDFVENILAKANVT; encoded by the coding sequence ATGATAGATATACAAACGTACCAGCCAGAGTGGGCAAAACAATTTGAACAGATTAAACGTATTTTAGCAAAGCAATTAACAGGACAATGTATAGGTATTGAACATGTAGGGAGCACTTCGGTGGTAGGACAAAGTGCTAAGCCGATTCTAGATATCGATATCATTATTCCTAGTAGACAGCAATTATCCAGTGTTATTACAGCATTACATACTCTCGGTTACAACTATCGAGGTGACTTGGATGTCGAAGGAAGAGAAGCTTTTGGACGAATAGATGATTATGTGCCTTGGAATTCAGATCAGCGAGTCTGGATGAAACAGCATGTGTATGTATGTGCTCAAGATAATCAAGAATTACATAGACACCTTACTTTTCGCAATTATCTTCGTCAACATCCTGAGGAAGTGATCGCTTATGGACAACTGAAGCAACAGCTTATTAAGCAGACAGAAGATCGGGAACAATATACATTACTCAAGACTGATTTTGTAGAAAATATTTTAGCTAAAGCAAATGTAACCTAA